From Ruminococcus sp. HUN007, a single genomic window includes:
- a CDS encoding dockerin type I domain-containing protein → MNKGIFLSETVRKKTAFTAATAAAFTMTAVPSGNAVAEDVFFDDFDGNALNTDNWLIAEKNWGGTIEKDGKTVDYNGGVIPENVSLQDGCLVLTGLGDQYEGAVRGISRDLERREDGKRCGGAIATREYFGSGSYEIRAKIAPVTGCCSAMWTFEYEEDHTGDDLRIINHEIDIEFPGRNEKDEITLDHVLCTTWTTEDDYKTKSVNCGPQTDGEYHTYRFDWHTGSDSKTPRVEYYFDGELKYTSFEFIPTNESRFWLGLWFPKNWAGTPDFDTTEFVIDYVKITPFHESGDTPQHESYSDHGWAKEYAVLPKGWLLWHSYGRYADLDSTLYLKDPDGNVKEITGDFHHAMNGSFGTAPDTFTFMAIDSKADEWDIYLSRSGKITNLTKNSGFRNEDPKWSPDGKSIIFKRGHWDDSIGDFRYDLAVIDTETGTVSILTDDATEEAMPYYSSDGKAVYFAAYENGIGCIRRLDTETGATETIFDETGVNAYYPIVSGNDLYFTRWASANNRCDQLVKYDGSDFVFLPCNSDKYDCSDICPVTENSFIYSTTCDGEYDLYYYNGKASRKIALSTDKNDLGADFFLFSDYEKLQNSEKIRFDINNDGRFDSVDVLLLQKYLLGMETAEPFSEDAADMNENGRVDVSDLCIMKYELMK, encoded by the coding sequence ATGAATAAGGGGATTTTTTTATCTGAAACAGTAAGAAAAAAAACAGCTTTTACTGCTGCGACAGCTGCGGCATTTACTATGACGGCAGTTCCGTCCGGAAATGCTGTCGCGGAAGATGTGTTTTTCGATGATTTTGACGGAAACGCTCTGAACACTGACAACTGGCTCATTGCCGAAAAGAACTGGGGCGGAACTATCGAAAAGGACGGAAAAACTGTCGATTACAACGGCGGTGTCATTCCGGAAAATGTTTCTCTGCAGGACGGCTGTCTCGTGCTTACCGGCCTCGGTGATCAGTACGAAGGTGCTGTCCGCGGAATCAGCCGTGATCTTGAAAGACGTGAGGACGGAAAACGATGCGGCGGTGCAATAGCCACCAGAGAATATTTCGGTTCCGGCAGTTATGAGATACGCGCGAAGATCGCACCAGTTACCGGCTGCTGTTCGGCAATGTGGACGTTTGAATACGAAGAAGACCATACAGGCGACGACCTTAGGATCATCAATCATGAGATCGATATTGAATTTCCGGGACGGAATGAAAAAGATGAGATCACACTTGATCATGTACTGTGTACAACGTGGACGACCGAAGATGACTACAAAACAAAATCGGTAAACTGCGGACCTCAGACAGACGGTGAATATCACACCTACCGCTTTGACTGGCATACCGGAAGCGATTCCAAAACACCGAGAGTCGAATACTACTTTGACGGCGAACTGAAATACACATCCTTTGAATTCATCCCGACAAATGAAAGCCGCTTCTGGCTGGGACTCTGGTTCCCTAAAAACTGGGCCGGAACTCCTGATTTTGATACCACTGAGTTTGTTATCGACTATGTAAAAATAACACCGTTCCACGAAAGCGGAGACACACCGCAGCATGAATCATATTCAGATCACGGATGGGCAAAGGAATATGCAGTTCTTCCGAAAGGCTGGCTTCTCTGGCACAGCTACGGCAGATACGCCGATCTCGACAGTACTTTGTATCTGAAAGATCCGGACGGAAATGTCAAAGAGATAACCGGTGATTTTCATCATGCAATGAACGGCAGTTTCGGTACCGCTCCGGATACATTCACTTTCATGGCCATCGACAGCAAAGCCGACGAATGGGATATTTATTTATCACGCTCTGGAAAGATCACCAATCTTACAAAAAACAGCGGATTCAGGAACGAAGATCCGAAATGGTCGCCTGACGGAAAGTCGATAATTTTCAAACGCGGCCACTGGGATGACAGCATCGGCGATTTCAGATACGATCTTGCAGTCATCGATACAGAAACCGGAACGGTATCCATACTGACTGATGATGCTACCGAAGAAGCAATGCCGTATTATTCATCTGACGGTAAAGCTGTTTATTTCGCCGCATATGAAAACGGCATCGGATGCATCCGGCGTCTTGATACTGAAACCGGAGCGACAGAAACGATTTTTGACGAAACCGGTGTAAATGCTTATTATCCAATAGTAAGCGGAAATGACCTTTATTTCACCAGATGGGCAAGTGCAAATAACCGCTGCGACCAGCTTGTAAAATACGATGGCAGCGATTTCGTTTTCCTGCCTTGTAATTCAGATAAATACGACTGTTCCGATATCTGTCCGGTCACTGAAAACAGTTTTATCTACAGTACGACCTGTGACGGTGAATATGATCTCTATTACTACAATGGGAAAGCATCCCGGAAGATAGCCCTAAGCACAGACAAAAATGACCTCGGTGCAGATTTCTTTCTTTTTTCCGATTATGAAAAGCTTCAGAACAGTGAGAAAATAAGATTCGATATCAACAATGACGGCCGATTTGATTCCGTCGATGTACTTTTACTGCAGAAATATCTTCTCGGTATGGAAACTGCCGAACCCTTCTCTGAAGATGCTGCGGATATGAATGAGAACGGCAGAGTTGATGTATCTGATCTTTGCATTATGAAGTATGAACTTATGAAATAA
- a CDS encoding helix-turn-helix transcriptional regulator yields the protein MKELNYKEIGSRIRTQRELYGLTREKLAEKLDVSPKFCSDIELGIKGVSLKTLANLSDILDMNVDYLLFGEEHGSNNELSTLAALYQKCPDKHRSNLISVVKMFVDAAIE from the coding sequence ATGAAAGAACTAAACTACAAGGAGATAGGAAGTCGTATCAGGACTCAGAGAGAACTATATGGATTAACAAGAGAAAAATTAGCTGAAAAACTGGATGTTTCTCCGAAATTCTGCTCGGATATTGAACTGGGAATCAAAGGTGTATCTCTGAAAACACTGGCAAACCTTTCAGATATACTGGACATGAATGTCGATTACTTATTATTCGGCGAGGAACACGGCTCTAATAACGAATTAAGTACTCTTGCTGCTCTGTATCAGAAATGTCCTGACAAACATCGTTCCAACCTTATTTCTGTAGTAAAAATGTTTGTTGATGCAGCCATAGAGTGA